One Flagellimonas sp. CMM7 genomic region harbors:
- the thrS gene encoding threonine--tRNA ligase: protein MIEITLPDGAIKKVSEGTTPMEVAKGISEGLARNVISAKFNDTVVETTTPLTHDGTLTLYTWSNDEGKQAFWHSTSHVLAQALEELYPGIKLTIGPSIENGFYYDVDFGDHTISEKDFPEIEKKALEIARGKHDYKMRSVSKAEALTYYKDQDNQYKVELIENLEDGTITFCDHSSFTDLCRGGHIPNTGIIKAIKVLSVAGAYWRGDENNTQLTRVYGISFPKQKELTEYLELLEEAKKRDHRKLGKELELFTFSKKVGQGLPLWLPKGAALRERLEQFLKNAQKKAGYEMVVTPHIGQKELYVTSGHYAKYGEDSFQPIHTPKEDEEFLLKPMNCPHHCEIYNSSPFSYKDLPVRYAEFGTVYRYEQSGELHGLTRVRGFTQDDAHIFCTPDQLNDEFKKVIDLSLYVLGSLGFENFTAQVSVRDLEKPEKYIGDVKNWEKAEQAIINASEEKGLNYIIESGEAAFYGPKLDFMVKDALGRKWQLGTIQVDYNLPERFDLTYKGSDNELHRPIMIHRAPFGSMERFIALLLEHTGGNFPLWLIPVQAIILPVSEKHEKYAEKVLSSLENYEIRALIDNRNETVGKKIREAELKKIPFMLIVGEHEETSETISVRRHGGEDGGSLSIGEFSDLVSTEINSTLKSF from the coding sequence ATGATTGAGATTACATTGCCAGACGGCGCAATAAAGAAAGTTTCTGAAGGCACTACCCCAATGGAAGTTGCAAAAGGTATTAGCGAAGGGTTGGCCAGAAACGTTATTTCGGCAAAATTCAATGATACTGTTGTGGAAACCACAACACCACTTACCCATGATGGAACCTTAACCCTATATACATGGAGCAATGATGAAGGTAAGCAAGCTTTTTGGCATTCTACTTCGCATGTTCTTGCTCAAGCATTGGAAGAATTGTACCCAGGTATAAAACTAACCATAGGTCCTTCCATTGAAAACGGATTCTATTATGATGTTGATTTTGGAGACCATACTATTTCTGAAAAAGATTTCCCAGAGATTGAAAAGAAGGCCTTGGAAATTGCAAGGGGCAAACATGATTATAAAATGAGAAGTGTATCCAAAGCGGAAGCACTTACCTATTATAAAGATCAAGACAATCAGTATAAAGTAGAACTTATTGAAAATCTTGAAGATGGCACCATTACTTTTTGTGACCATAGTTCTTTTACGGATTTATGCCGTGGTGGACATATCCCCAATACAGGAATCATAAAAGCCATAAAAGTATTGAGCGTAGCCGGTGCTTATTGGCGAGGTGATGAGAACAACACACAATTAACAAGAGTTTACGGAATTTCATTTCCCAAACAGAAAGAGCTTACTGAATACCTTGAACTTTTAGAAGAAGCAAAAAAACGAGATCATAGAAAATTAGGGAAAGAACTGGAATTGTTCACTTTTTCTAAAAAAGTTGGGCAAGGGCTTCCCTTGTGGCTTCCCAAAGGTGCAGCCTTACGTGAACGTTTGGAGCAATTTTTAAAGAATGCACAAAAGAAGGCCGGTTATGAAATGGTGGTAACACCACATATTGGACAGAAAGAACTTTATGTAACATCTGGTCATTATGCAAAATATGGTGAAGACAGCTTTCAACCTATTCATACTCCAAAAGAAGATGAGGAGTTTTTGCTAAAGCCAATGAACTGCCCTCATCATTGTGAAATATACAATAGTAGTCCTTTTAGCTATAAAGATTTACCTGTACGCTATGCTGAGTTTGGCACTGTATACAGATATGAGCAAAGTGGTGAGCTACATGGGCTTACTCGCGTAAGAGGTTTTACCCAAGATGATGCGCATATCTTCTGCACACCGGATCAATTAAATGACGAGTTTAAAAAAGTTATTGACCTTTCTTTATATGTGCTGGGTTCTCTAGGTTTTGAAAATTTCACGGCACAAGTTTCTGTTCGGGACTTAGAAAAACCCGAAAAGTACATTGGCGATGTGAAGAATTGGGAAAAAGCAGAGCAAGCCATTATAAACGCTTCAGAAGAAAAAGGACTGAACTATATAATTGAAAGTGGAGAAGCTGCATTTTATGGTCCAAAGTTGGACTTTATGGTAAAAGATGCTCTAGGAAGAAAATGGCAACTGGGCACTATACAGGTTGATTATAATCTGCCTGAACGTTTTGACCTTACATACAAAGGCAGTGATAATGAGCTACACAGGCCAATAATGATTCACCGAGCTCCCTTTGGAAGTATGGAACGTTTTATAGCATTATTACTGGAACACACCGGCGGAAACTTTCCGTTATGGCTCATTCCTGTGCAAGCTATTATATTGCCGGTCAGCGAGAAACACGAAAAATATGCGGAAAAAGTTTTAAGTTCTTTAGAAAATTACGAAATTCGCGCGCTCATTGATAATAGGAATGAGACGGTAGGGAAGAAAATCCGTGAGGCTGAGCTTAAAAAAATCCCGTTCATGCTCATCGTTGGTGAGCATGAAGAAACGTCTGAAACCATATCTGTTAGAAGACATGGAGGTGAAGATGGAGGTAGTTTAAGCATAGGTGAATTTTCCGACTTGGTATCTACTGAAATAAATAGTACCTTAAAGTCGTTTTAA
- the infC gene encoding translation initiation factor IF-3, whose product MRRRFRPQPRRENKNPHNINESIKAPEVRLVGDNVEVGVYPTPQALIKANELELDLVEISPKAIPPVCKIIDYKKFLYEQKKRDKAMKAKATKVIVKEIRFGPQTDDHDYEFKKRHAEKFLKDGAKLKAYVFFKGRSIVYKDQGEILLLRLAQELEELGKVEQMPKLEGKRMTMFLAPKASKK is encoded by the coding sequence ATACGAAGAAGATTTAGGCCCCAACCTAGGAGGGAAAACAAAAACCCCCATAATATCAATGAAAGTATTAAAGCTCCAGAAGTTAGGCTTGTTGGAGATAATGTTGAAGTTGGAGTATATCCTACACCACAAGCATTGATAAAAGCCAACGAACTGGAATTGGATTTAGTGGAGATTTCCCCAAAAGCCATTCCACCAGTTTGTAAAATTATAGATTACAAGAAGTTTCTTTACGAGCAAAAGAAACGGGATAAGGCAATGAAAGCCAAAGCGACCAAAGTAATCGTAAAAGAAATACGATTTGGTCCGCAAACGGATGACCATGATTATGAATTTAAAAAGCGACATGCTGAAAAATTCTTAAAGGATGGTGCCAAGCTCAAGGCTTATGTCTTTTTTAAAGGACGATCCATTGTTTATAAGGATCAAGGCGAAATATTATTATTAAGATTGGCACAAGAGCTGGAGGAATTAGGAAAAGTGGAACAAATGCCAAAACTGGAGGGAAAGCGAATGACCATGTTCTTAGCACCCAAAGCTAGTAAAAAGTAA
- the rpmI gene encoding 50S ribosomal protein L35, translated as MPKMKTKSSAKKRFKLTGTGKIKRKHAFKSHILTKKSKKRKLKLTHSGLVHESDVNSIKEQLRLK; from the coding sequence ATGCCTAAGATGAAAACTAAATCCAGTGCTAAAAAGCGTTTTAAGCTTACAGGTACTGGTAAAATTAAAAGAAAGCACGCTTTTAAGAGTCATATTTTGACCAAAAAATCTAAAAAGCGTAAGCTTAAGTTGACACACTCTGGATTAGTTCATGAGTCTGATGTTAACAGTATTAAAGAACAATTACGTTTAAAATAA
- the rplT gene encoding 50S ribosomal protein L20, which produces MPRSVNSVASRARRKKVMKQAKGYFGRRKNVWTVAKNAVEKAMLYAYRDRRNKKRNFRSLWITRINAGARMHGMSYSQFMGKVKSNGIELNRKVLADLAMNHPDAFKAVVERVK; this is translated from the coding sequence ATGCCAAGATCAGTAAATTCAGTTGCTTCAAGAGCTAGAAGAAAAAAAGTGATGAAGCAGGCCAAAGGTTACTTTGGAAGACGTAAAAACGTTTGGACAGTAGCCAAAAATGCGGTAGAAAAAGCAATGCTTTATGCCTACCGAGATAGAAGAAACAAAAAACGTAATTTCCGCTCACTTTGGATTACCCGTATTAATGCTGGAGCAAGAATGCACGGAATGTCCTACTCTCAATTCATGGGTAAAGTAAAATCCAACGGTATTGAACTTAATAGAAAAGTTTTGGCCGATTTGGCAATGAACCACCCAGATGCTTTTAAAGCAGTGGTTGAAAGAGTAAAATAA
- a CDS encoding SGNH/GDSL hydrolase family protein — protein MLKHIPILLLLLLGPITSIGQNENITFLALGDSYTAATSELQINGWPEQLVQILKKKGVLIDSPEIIAKAGWTSSDLSTNIETKQLTSSYGLVSLLIGVNNQYKGKDIDIFKKEFPQLLETSIALAQDNPKNVFVLSIPDWSVTPFAKLRDKKKIVKELSMYNTIIEEEAKKRGVMFIEITQSSRNAAVNPSLIASDSLHPSKKMYKVWAKKISKKLLKQL, from the coding sequence ATGCTTAAACACATTCCAATATTGCTCCTTCTATTATTAGGCCCCATTACATCAATTGGTCAAAATGAAAACATTACATTTTTAGCTTTAGGTGATAGCTACACCGCTGCTACAAGTGAATTACAAATAAATGGCTGGCCAGAGCAACTTGTTCAAATCCTAAAAAAGAAGGGAGTTTTAATAGATTCTCCAGAAATTATAGCAAAAGCTGGATGGACTTCTTCAGACCTTTCAACCAATATTGAAACCAAGCAATTGACTTCATCCTACGGACTTGTCTCTCTTTTAATCGGTGTTAACAACCAATATAAGGGTAAAGACATCGATATATTTAAAAAAGAGTTTCCTCAACTATTGGAGACCAGCATTGCATTGGCACAAGACAATCCAAAAAATGTTTTTGTTCTATCCATACCAGATTGGAGTGTAACTCCTTTTGCCAAATTGAGAGACAAAAAAAAGATTGTAAAAGAGTTGAGTATGTATAACACCATTATTGAAGAAGAAGCTAAAAAACGTGGTGTAATGTTTATTGAAATTACACAATCTTCTAGAAATGCGGCGGTAAACCCTTCATTAATTGCTTCAGACAGTCTTCACCCTTCTAAGAAAATGTACAAAGTATGGGCCAAAAAGATTAGCAAAAAACTTCTTAAACAGCTTTAA
- a CDS encoding secondary thiamine-phosphate synthase enzyme YjbQ, translated as MKCYQSEIRLKPHARGFHLITDTILDSFPEIEEIQSGILQVFIKHTSAGLTINENADPTVRVDFESHFNKMVPEDAPYFIHTYEGADDMPAHIKASLLGSSVQVPITDGKLNLGIWQGIYLCEHRNHASGRKLVLTAFGS; from the coding sequence ATGAAATGTTATCAATCTGAAATAAGACTTAAGCCCCATGCAAGAGGGTTTCATTTGATTACTGATACAATACTTGATTCTTTTCCTGAAATTGAGGAGATACAGTCAGGTATATTGCAAGTGTTCATTAAACATACTTCTGCTGGGCTGACCATAAATGAAAATGCTGATCCAACGGTAAGAGTTGATTTTGAAAGTCATTTTAATAAGATGGTTCCTGAAGATGCTCCGTATTTTATTCATACCTATGAGGGAGCTGATGATATGCCAGCACATATTAAAGCATCTTTGTTGGGAAGTTCTGTTCAAGTCCCAATAACTGATGGAAAGCTTAACCTAGGAATTTGGCAAGGAATTTATTTGTGTGAGCACCGAAATCATGCCTCCGGAAGAAAATTGGTATTGACGGCGTTTGGTTCATGA
- a CDS encoding HAD family hydrolase, whose amino-acid sequence MDLSKIKMVVSDMDGTLLNSKHEVSNRFFEIHKELKQKNIQFVAASGRQYHSMVDKLETIQDDVIFVAENGAFVKRKKEVLLTTPIDKRNIDTILSLITPATNAHPVLCSKNSAYVNGNSNEFLEMLREYYTEFKVVDDQTQVKDEVLKVAIYHFENSEKHIYPVVKHLEGSLKVKVSGSNWVDVSHRNAHKGYALEKLMQAYKINSDEIMVFGDYNNDLEMLQLSDYSFAMANAHPKVQEVAKYSTLSNNEYGVEHILEKML is encoded by the coding sequence ATGGATTTATCAAAGATAAAAATGGTGGTATCCGATATGGATGGCACATTGCTAAACTCTAAGCATGAAGTAAGTAATCGCTTCTTTGAAATTCACAAAGAACTTAAGCAGAAAAATATTCAGTTTGTTGCGGCAAGCGGACGACAATATCACAGTATGGTGGATAAATTGGAAACCATTCAAGACGATGTGATTTTTGTTGCTGAAAATGGGGCTTTTGTGAAAAGAAAAAAAGAGGTGCTGTTGACCACTCCTATTGATAAAAGAAACATTGACACCATACTCTCCTTGATTACACCGGCCACTAATGCGCATCCCGTTCTATGCAGTAAAAACAGTGCTTACGTCAATGGTAACTCAAACGAGTTTTTAGAAATGCTCCGAGAATATTATACCGAGTTTAAAGTTGTAGATGACCAAACCCAAGTAAAAGATGAAGTCTTAAAGGTTGCCATCTATCATTTTGAAAACTCTGAAAAACATATTTATCCGGTGGTAAAACACCTTGAGGGTTCTTTAAAGGTAAAAGTATCTGGCTCCAATTGGGTAGATGTTTCTCACAGAAATGCACATAAAGGGTATGCGCTGGAGAAACTAATGCAGGCCTATAAAATTAATTCAGATGAAATCATGGTTTTTGGAGACTATAACAATGACCTGGAAATGCTGCAGCTATCCGATTATAGTTTTGCCATGGCCAATGCACACCCTAAAGTCCAAGAGGTAGCAAAGTACAGTACCTTGAGCAATAATGAGTATGGTGTGGAGCACATTTTGGAAAAAATGCTATGA
- a CDS encoding cupin domain-containing protein, whose protein sequence is MTKIEGIIKKFNLNPHPEGGYFRETYRSNGEIDKNSLPISYEGNRNYATCIYFLLTSDTFSAFHKIKQDEIWHFYDGSPIKLYIISDEGLYSEHVIGSNFSEGEVPQFVVPGNHWFAAETINKEDYSLVGCSVSPGFDFKDFELPTKKELVTKFPEHQRIIERLTHS, encoded by the coding sequence ATGACAAAAATTGAAGGAATTATTAAAAAATTCAATCTAAATCCACACCCAGAGGGTGGTTACTTTAGAGAGACCTATAGAAGTAACGGAGAGATAGACAAAAATTCTTTGCCCATTAGTTATGAAGGCAACCGCAACTATGCTACTTGTATTTATTTTTTATTGACTTCTGATACCTTCTCCGCTTTTCATAAAATAAAGCAAGACGAAATATGGCATTTTTATGATGGATCACCCATCAAATTATACATTATTTCTGATGAAGGTCTCTATTCTGAACATGTAATTGGCTCCAATTTTTCAGAAGGAGAAGTACCTCAATTTGTTGTACCTGGAAATCATTGGTTTGCTGCCGAAACAATAAATAAAGAGGATTATTCGCTTGTAGGATGCTCGGTGTCTCCTGGTTTTGATTTTAAGGACTTTGAACTGCCAACCAAAAAAGAACTAGTAACAAAATTTCCAGAGCATCAACGCATTATAGAAAGATTAACACATTCTTGA
- a CDS encoding AraC family transcriptional regulator, translating to MEVEQILKPFEIHIEKLKIWEKRPHRHNFFELVYIDKGEGRQCINQSKFPYAAGNIFLLPPLDCHSFNIKKETTFYFIRFTDLYFSKETLNGSYGDWFKKLSYVLSNYNKVAGDIIKTGSCLERELLVNLIKQIHQEYLSKDDYSETVIESLMTSVLNILARNIERRYVEEGRNRDYKFGEIIRYIQHNIYDKEKIRLENLSNQFNVSPTYFSEYFKKHSEYSFQEYVIKSKLKLAESYFKHSEYSIKEVAYMLGFTDSSHLSKTFKKNYNMTILEFKKGDIQVCSN from the coding sequence ATGGAGGTTGAACAAATCTTAAAACCTTTTGAAATACATATAGAAAAATTGAAAATTTGGGAAAAGCGCCCACATAGGCATAATTTTTTTGAATTGGTTTATATAGATAAAGGGGAGGGACGACAGTGCATTAATCAAAGTAAATTCCCTTATGCTGCTGGGAATATTTTTCTTTTACCACCGTTGGATTGCCATTCTTTTAATATTAAAAAAGAGACAACTTTCTATTTCATAAGGTTTACAGACTTATACTTTTCAAAAGAGACTTTAAACGGAAGCTATGGTGATTGGTTCAAAAAACTATCCTATGTGTTGTCCAACTATAACAAAGTAGCTGGGGATATTATTAAAACAGGATCTTGTTTGGAAAGAGAGTTACTAGTAAATCTGATTAAACAAATTCATCAAGAATACTTGTCCAAAGATGATTATTCTGAGACTGTTATTGAGAGTCTTATGACAAGCGTTCTAAACATTTTAGCTCGCAATATAGAAAGAAGGTATGTTGAGGAAGGACGGAATAGGGACTATAAGTTTGGTGAGATTATTAGGTATATCCAACATAATATATACGACAAGGAAAAAATAAGACTTGAAAACTTATCCAATCAATTCAATGTTTCGCCAACCTATTTTAGTGAGTACTTTAAAAAGCATTCAGAGTATTCCTTTCAGGAGTATGTAATTAAATCAAAATTGAAACTTGCGGAAAGCTATTTTAAACATAGTGAATATTCCATAAAGGAAGTAGCATATATGTTAGGGTTTACAGACTCCAGTCATTTGTCCAAAACGTTTAAGAAGAATTATAACATGACTATTTTGGAGTTTAAAAAAGGAGATATCCAGGTTTGTTCAAACTAA
- a CDS encoding zinc-binding alcohol dehydrogenase family protein — protein MKAIGFKKSLPITENDSFFEFETEKPAPAKHDLLVKISAISVNPVDFKVRQNAAKDTTLDVPKIIGWDAAGIVEAVGDKTSRFKVGDQVYYAGDITRSGSNAEYQLIDERIVGHKPKSLSMVEAAAIPLTGLTAWESLFDRIKVNPETDKGKTVLILAGAGGVGSIAIQIAKKVAGLTVIATTSRPESEKWCAALGADYVVNHRNLKVELEKIGHNQVDYILDFVDINSYWEIATEIIKPQGHIVTITGSNEPLNLNLLKTKSVSLSWEFMYTRSMYTTADMDKQHQILNEIGALLDAGTFKTTLTTTLEGFTVENLKKAHQMQESGKTIGKTVIQF, from the coding sequence ATGAAAGCAATAGGGTTTAAAAAATCACTTCCCATAACAGAAAATGATAGTTTTTTTGAGTTTGAAACAGAAAAACCTGCTCCAGCGAAGCACGATTTATTGGTAAAAATATCGGCGATTTCGGTAAATCCTGTTGATTTTAAGGTTAGACAAAATGCAGCAAAAGATACCACACTAGACGTTCCTAAGATAATTGGATGGGATGCTGCTGGAATTGTGGAGGCTGTTGGTGATAAAACTTCCCGATTTAAAGTAGGTGATCAAGTATACTATGCTGGAGACATAACAAGAAGTGGCAGTAATGCAGAATATCAACTTATTGACGAACGTATTGTTGGTCATAAACCTAAAAGCTTAAGCATGGTCGAGGCAGCGGCCATTCCACTAACTGGATTGACCGCATGGGAATCCCTTTTTGATCGCATTAAAGTGAATCCCGAAACCGATAAAGGAAAAACAGTCCTGATTTTAGCAGGTGCCGGTGGTGTAGGCTCTATTGCCATACAAATTGCAAAAAAAGTAGCAGGGCTTACCGTGATTGCCACGACATCAAGACCTGAATCTGAAAAATGGTGTGCTGCGCTGGGTGCAGATTATGTTGTTAACCACCGTAACCTGAAAGTAGAACTTGAAAAAATTGGTCATAATCAAGTAGACTATATTTTAGATTTTGTGGATATCAACAGTTACTGGGAAATTGCTACTGAGATAATTAAGCCACAAGGTCATATTGTCACCATTACCGGCTCTAATGAGCCTTTGAATCTGAATTTGCTAAAAACTAAGAGCGTGTCCCTTTCATGGGAATTTATGTACACCCGTTCCATGTATACAACAGCTGATATGGATAAACAGCATCAAATTCTTAACGAAATAGGAGCTCTGTTAGATGCAGGAACATTTAAAACAACATTGACCACCACATTAGAAGGATTCACTGTTGAAAATCTTAAAAAAGCACATCAAATGCAAGAATCGGGTAAGACCATAGGTAAAACAGTCATTCAATTTTAA
- a CDS encoding putative quinol monooxygenase: MKQLTVVAKITAITGKEKVLKEALTALIPITLKEEGCINYDLHVSTENDGVFLFYENWKSHELWQNHMNNNHLKTFIAKMPEIVDGDIDLSTWYIN; this comes from the coding sequence ATGAAACAATTAACAGTAGTGGCAAAAATAACAGCAATAACTGGCAAAGAAAAAGTGCTAAAAGAAGCCTTGACAGCTTTAATTCCAATCACATTAAAAGAAGAAGGTTGTATCAATTACGATCTACATGTATCCACAGAGAATGACGGCGTATTTCTCTTTTATGAGAATTGGAAAAGTCACGAGTTATGGCAAAACCATATGAACAATAATCATCTTAAAACGTTTATTGCAAAAATGCCAGAAATCGTGGATGGAGATATTGATCTTTCTACATGGTATATCAATTAG
- a CDS encoding Crp/Fnr family transcriptional regulator codes for MDLLKNCISNQVSIDESSLDSIVSKFEVQHIKKGDFFVKSGRICQKMAFIVSGYLRMYNLVEGKEITFWIGNSGKFITSLSSFVFETENHWNIQAVTDCTIYTIGRKNHFDLSKQQPKWLEFDNLLLAHSFALLEQSMFAHLHTTAQQRFETLLKEEPALFNHVPLRHIASMLGITPESLSRLRKVK; via the coding sequence ATGGATCTATTAAAAAACTGCATCTCAAATCAAGTATCCATTGACGAAAGCTCTTTAGACTCCATCGTTTCAAAGTTTGAAGTCCAACATATTAAAAAAGGGGATTTTTTCGTGAAATCAGGGAGAATTTGCCAGAAAATGGCCTTTATAGTATCTGGCTATTTACGAATGTACAATCTGGTAGAGGGTAAAGAAATTACTTTTTGGATTGGCAATAGTGGTAAATTCATCACCTCATTGTCCAGCTTCGTTTTTGAGACTGAAAATCATTGGAACATACAAGCAGTAACTGATTGTACCATCTATACAATTGGTCGGAAAAATCATTTTGACCTTAGTAAGCAGCAACCCAAATGGTTAGAATTTGATAATCTGTTATTGGCCCATTCTTTTGCCTTATTGGAACAAAGTATGTTTGCTCACTTGCACACCACAGCACAACAAAGGTTTGAAACTCTACTAAAAGAAGAGCCGGCTCTTTTTAACCATGTTCCTTTAAGGCATATTGCTTCCATGTTAGGTATTACTCCCGAATCCTTGAGCAGACTCCGTAAAGTTAAATAA
- a CDS encoding asparagine synthetase B has product MDSESQENHLKAYGITYWVLTKQQKVQWLLNYRGGSFLLPDGEVIRKECQIRGVSFEVLSDAQAESILDEISSPSQNQDAVILEKAPKIAVYSPKGNLPWDDAVTMVLTYAEIPYVTIYDEEVLSDKLVLYDWLHLHHEDFTGQYGKFYGAYRAAPWYIEGKAEAEALAQKLGFSKVSEEKRAVALKIRNYVIGGGFMFAMCSATDSFDIALAAENVDICEPMFDGDPSDANYQGKLDYGNTFAFTNFILERNPLRYEFSSIDMTNKRRNVPKESDYFSLMEFSAKWDPVPTMLTQNHTALVKGFMGQTTSFTRDEVKPAVMVLGENKINGEARYLHGIKGKGFFTFYGGHDPEDYQHRVGDPKTELELHPTSPGYRLILNNVLFPAARKKKQKT; this is encoded by the coding sequence ATGGATTCCGAGAGTCAAGAAAATCATTTAAAAGCATATGGGATTACATATTGGGTACTTACAAAACAACAAAAGGTTCAATGGTTATTGAATTATAGAGGAGGTTCTTTTTTACTGCCCGATGGAGAAGTTATTAGAAAAGAATGCCAAATTAGAGGGGTGTCTTTTGAAGTGCTTTCAGATGCACAAGCGGAATCCATCTTAGATGAAATTAGCAGTCCTTCTCAAAATCAGGACGCTGTTATTCTGGAGAAAGCTCCCAAGATTGCGGTGTATTCTCCCAAAGGAAATTTGCCATGGGATGATGCCGTTACCATGGTACTTACCTATGCCGAGATTCCCTATGTTACTATCTATGACGAAGAAGTGCTGAGTGATAAATTGGTTTTGTATGATTGGTTGCATTTGCACCATGAAGATTTTACCGGACAGTATGGAAAGTTCTATGGAGCCTATAGGGCCGCACCTTGGTATATTGAAGGCAAAGCTGAAGCTGAAGCCTTAGCACAAAAATTGGGCTTTTCCAAAGTCTCTGAAGAGAAGAGGGCAGTAGCTTTAAAAATTAGAAACTACGTCATTGGAGGAGGGTTTATGTTCGCCATGTGTTCAGCAACAGATAGTTTTGACATCGCTTTAGCTGCAGAAAACGTTGATATTTGCGAGCCAATGTTTGATGGAGATCCATCAGATGCAAACTATCAGGGCAAGCTGGATTACGGAAATACTTTCGCTTTTACCAATTTTATTCTTGAACGTAATCCATTGCGGTATGAGTTTTCTTCAATTGATATGACAAATAAAAGAAGAAATGTACCTAAAGAATCGGATTATTTCTCCTTGATGGAATTCTCTGCAAAGTGGGACCCGGTTCCAACAATGCTAACACAGAATCATACGGCTTTGGTAAAAGGTTTTATGGGGCAAACAACATCATTTACCAGAGATGAGGTAAAACCAGCAGTAATGGTCCTGGGAGAAAACAAAATAAATGGAGAAGCACGTTATCTTCATGGAATAAAAGGGAAGGGCTTTTTTACCTTTTATGGTGGACATGACCCGGAGGATTACCAACATCGTGTAGGTGATCCAAAAACTGAATTGGAACTGCATCCAACCTCTCCCGGGTATCGACTCATTTTAAACAATGTCTTGTTTCCTGCAGCACGCAAAAAGAAACAAAAGACCTAG